From Stigmatopora argus isolate UIUO_Sarg chromosome 14, RoL_Sarg_1.0, whole genome shotgun sequence, the proteins below share one genomic window:
- the LOC144088643 gene encoding properdin-like: protein MCNEVQTVRGRSNKHRARKSKEKKKFHLRGIMKNHKTALFGILIFAVCVECAQGVTCFARFNRSSGMCDEELGDLKEKDCCLNHHYGYITDEGDCQSCGPPAWSDWSPWSSCSSLCGPGVTQRKRLCFGQSQCEGKSANTLQAKPCNGNCCNEGWSLWQAWSPCSVTCGGMGIRKRERLCSVPPECLAACVGATAIEVSCDSPAKCPVHGGWSSWSLWSKCSATCESEGVAPPYKQRRRSCSDPAPSADTVPPGNTCPGEDEQLQSCSDIPKCPVDGNWGDWSPPGSCSAQCGEGLRLSIRQCDQPAPKYGGRHCVGSNARTFTCHITCPADGSWSDWSQWSECSSTCVPEGASSVRTRRRTCSSPSPSLFPEGKDCTGESGMTETCVGIPSCVVNGSWGPWSPFSACPVTCGVGLEVSLRNCDSAGPCLGDNRRTRLCNTGVHCPVDGVWSEWSPWQKCKYPHGNRDRDIRCKQHAGSQSRERQCLHRDHGGALCGGDDVSLSQYRGCYDVNACYIIGNWADWEPWSLCKKACGRDSERTRRRKCSPDYSDYRPTIGRQAEPAVFFGDPLLDCIPAPDGVYLETEPCLNMPACD from the exons ATGTGTAACGAGGTGCAAACAGTGAGGGGGCGGAGCAACAAGCACAGAGCAAGGAAGagcaaagagaagaaaaagttTCACTTGAGAGGCATCATGAAAAACCATAAGACAGCACTCTTCGGCATCCTCATCTTCGCTGTCTGTGTGGAGTGCGCAC AGGGCGTGACGTGTTTTGCGCGCTTCAACCGCTCATCCGGCATGTGCGACGAAGAACTCGGTGACCTCAAAGAAAAAGACTGCTGCCTCAATCATCACTACGGTTACATCACAGACGAAGGAGACTGTCAGTCGTGCGG TCCTCCAGCGTGGTCCGACTGGTCGCCGTGGTCGTCGTGCAGCAGTCTTTGCGGCCCGGGAGTGACTCAGAGGAAAAGACTATGCTTCGGCCAGTCGCAATGCGAAGGGAAATCCGCAAACACTCTGCAGGCCAAACCATGCAATGGAAACTGCTGTAATg AGGGGTGGAGCCTTTGGCAGGCTTGGTCTCCTTGTTCGGTGACCTGCGGAGGCATGGGGATCAGGAAGCGTGAGAGGCTTTGCTCGGTCCCACCCGAGTGCCTCGCGGCCTGCGTGGGCGCCACCGCCATCGAGGTGTCGTGCGACTCCCCGGCCAAGTGCCCAG TGCACGGCGGTTGGTCGTCGTGGTCCTTGTGGTCGAAGTGTTCTGCCACATGCGAGAGCGAAGGCGTAGCACCGCCGTACAAGCAGCGCCGACGCTCCTGCTCTGATCCGGCACCCTCCGCCGATACTGTGCCGCCGGGCAACACTTGTCCGGGAGAGGACGAACAACTGCAGAGCTGCAGTGACATCCCAAAATGTCCAG TGGACGGAAACTGGGGCGATTGGTCCCCACCAGGAAGTTGCTCCGCCCAATGTGGGGAGGGGCTAAGATTATCCATCAGACAGTGCGATCAACCCGCGCCCAAATACGGTGGACGACACTGCGTGGGATCCAACGCGCGCACCTTCACCTGTCACATCACTTGTCCAG CTGATGGGTCCTGGTCCGACTGgtcccagtggagcgagtgttCTTCCACTTGCGTCCCGGAAGGAGCAAGTTCTGTCAGGACTCGTCGGCGCACCTGTTCCAGTCCCTCCCCTTCCCTCTTTCCCGAAG GTAAAGATTGCACCGGCGAAAGCGGCATGACGGAGACCTGCGTCGGCATCCCGAGCTGCGTCG TAAACGGCTCTTGGGGACCCTGGTCCCCCTTTTCGGCGTGCCCCGTCACGTGCGGCGTCGGACTGGAGGTGTCGCTTAGGAACTGTGACAGTGCCGGCCCATGTTTGGGCGACAACCGGCGCACTCGTCTCTGCAATACCGGCGTCCATTGTCCAG TGGACGGCGTGTGGTCCGAGTGGTCGCCGTGGCAAAAATGCAAGTACCCGCACGGAAACCGCGACCGCGACATCCGCTGCAAGCAACATGCCGGGAGTCAAAGTCGAGAGCGCCAATGTTTGCATCGGGACCACGGCGGCGCCCTCTGCGGCGGTGACGACGTCAGCCTCAGCCAGTACCGGGGATGCTACGACGTCAACGCCTGCTACA TCATTGGCAACTGGGCAGACTGGGAGCCATGGTCTCTGTGCAAGAAGGCGTGTGGACGAGACTCCGAGCGCACCCGTCGTAGAAAATGTTCGCCTGATTACAGCGACTACCG GCCCACCATCGGCCGTCAGGCTGAGCCGGCCGTGTTTTTTGGGGACCCGCTGTTGGACTGCATACCCGCCCCGGATGGCGTCTACCTGGAGACGGAGCCTTGCCTCAACATGCCTGCCTGCGACTGA